One window of the Dethiosulfovibrio russensis genome contains the following:
- a CDS encoding protein-glutamate methylesterase/protein-glutamine glutaminase yields the protein MKDIKVLVVDDSSFMRKILGDILEETPGITVIAKARDGVDALEKIERYSPDVVTLDVEMPRKNGLETLKEIMDRFPMPVIMVSSLTREGASITMQALALGAVDFVAKPSGTISLDMRDVGDELKQKVLGAAFARSAVPGKPFLKKTVPPVSSLKRQATVKPPVPGMRPKLVCIASSTGGPQALQRLLTALPSDFPLPIIVAQHMPRGFTASFATRLNDLSSIDVVEGQEDTILRPGLAVIAPGGYHMILRGGGGTLSIGLSDAPPVLSVKPSANVMFLSVADILGGNVVAVILTGMGRDGTDGAQALSSMGAYVFGESPETCVVYGMPRAAMEAGVVNEQLPLQKIAPALDRFVRENR from the coding sequence GTGAAAGACATAAAAGTCCTGGTCGTGGACGATTCCTCTTTCATGAGGAAGATTCTCGGGGATATTTTGGAGGAAACGCCGGGTATAACCGTGATAGCCAAGGCACGAGACGGCGTGGACGCTCTGGAGAAAATAGAGCGATACAGTCCCGACGTGGTTACTCTTGACGTGGAGATGCCCAGAAAGAACGGCCTGGAGACCCTAAAGGAGATTATGGATCGTTTCCCCATGCCGGTCATAATGGTGAGTAGCCTGACCAGAGAGGGAGCCTCTATCACCATGCAGGCCCTTGCTCTTGGCGCAGTAGATTTCGTGGCGAAGCCGTCCGGCACCATATCTTTGGACATGAGGGACGTTGGAGACGAACTTAAACAAAAGGTCTTGGGGGCGGCTTTTGCCAGATCTGCCGTTCCAGGCAAGCCCTTTTTGAAAAAAACGGTTCCTCCAGTGTCGTCTTTGAAGCGTCAGGCCACCGTCAAGCCTCCGGTTCCCGGGATGCGTCCGAAACTCGTCTGTATAGCATCTTCTACCGGAGGTCCGCAGGCACTTCAACGGTTGTTGACCGCTTTGCCCTCGGATTTTCCGCTTCCCATAATAGTGGCCCAGCATATGCCCAGAGGTTTTACCGCCTCCTTCGCTACCAGGTTGAACGATCTTTCCAGTATAGACGTGGTCGAGGGGCAGGAGGATACGATCCTCAGGCCCGGTCTGGCGGTCATAGCTCCAGGCGGTTATCATATGATTCTGAGGGGAGGGGGCGGCACTCTTTCGATCGGTCTGTCCGATGCTCCTCCCGTTTTGTCGGTAAAGCCTTCGGCCAACGTGATGTTCCTCAGCGTGGCCGATATCCTTGGAGGGAACGTAGTAGCCGTCATCCTTACCGGAATGGGCAGAGACGGTACGGACGGAGCTCAGGCCCTATCGTCCATGGGAGCATACGTGTTCGGAGAATCTCCGGAAACCTGTGTGGTCTACGGTATGCCCAGGGCGGCGATGGAAGCAGGCGTGGTCAACGAGCAGCTGCCGTTACAGAAAATAGCGCCGGCCCTGGACCGCTTCGTGAGAGAAAATCGATAG
- a CDS encoding flagellar brake protein: MEAKTLLGKDPQLIGSKVDISIVAGLYKGQYPSRLEDGDGDVWKLSHPFLGGGLLPMYRGVELKLSLNSDKSVYNVTGSVLGTVREGSVVLLVVKVSGEVQKLQRRRFVRVPCMLDLEVAPLGFFLDGRHGWLDGVAKDVSLGGAKVALKGNVTSFFKDMSRSILKLPLDDVVSYLSCRLVVVRYMKEHDVTELALAFDFLPATLEKSLGRFIREKELASRRDGR, from the coding sequence ATGGAAGCGAAGACCCTTTTAGGCAAAGATCCTCAACTGATAGGCTCCAAAGTGGACATATCCATAGTCGCCGGGCTCTATAAAGGACAGTATCCGTCTCGCTTGGAGGACGGCGATGGGGACGTGTGGAAACTCTCTCATCCCTTCCTTGGAGGCGGGCTGCTGCCTATGTACCGTGGAGTGGAGCTTAAACTTTCTCTGAACTCCGATAAAAGCGTCTACAACGTGACCGGTTCTGTCCTGGGCACAGTCAGGGAGGGATCCGTCGTCCTGCTGGTGGTGAAGGTCTCCGGCGAAGTGCAAAAACTTCAGAGACGTCGCTTCGTAAGGGTTCCCTGTATGCTGGATCTCGAGGTCGCCCCTCTGGGCTTTTTTCTGGACGGTCGTCACGGATGGCTCGATGGTGTCGCCAAGGACGTCAGCCTGGGAGGTGCTAAGGTCGCCTTAAAGGGAAACGTCACGTCTTTCTTTAAAGACATGTCCAGGTCTATCTTGAAATTACCCTTGGACGACGTTGTCTCCTATCTCTCCTGTCGGCTAGTCGTGGTACGATATATGAAAGAACACGATGTTACCGAGTTGGCTCTGGCCTTCGATTTTCTTCCTGCTACGCTGGAGAAATCCTTAGGTCGTTTTATTCGAGAAAAAGAACTGGCGTCCAGGAGGGATGGGCGCTGA
- a CDS encoding MinD/ParA family protein, with protein sequence MIDRKASVTDQASDLRRMVASISEEKKNIRRPGFLRSIAVVGGKGGVGKSNISVNLALALGKMGQKVTLLDGDLGLANVDILMGIQAPYNLIHLVRGERSLDEILCDVGDGVSLIPGGTGIEELANLDESAQSALINALAELESFSDIMVVDTGAGIHRNMISFALSVDTVILVTTPEPTSIRDAYGLLKSLVFGTVGKLDVRVLVNMVSSEEEARSVAGRMRFAASQFLRVDLGYSGYVLTDSRLSDSVRARKPLIRFAPRSDASECFRRIARTLMSEGGEDRSFDPGRGVKSLFFKLARSLGVDRDR encoded by the coding sequence GTGATTGATCGCAAAGCTTCCGTGACCGACCAGGCCTCCGACCTGAGGCGTATGGTCGCTTCCATCTCGGAGGAGAAAAAGAACATCAGACGGCCCGGTTTTCTCCGTTCCATAGCGGTCGTGGGAGGAAAGGGCGGTGTCGGAAAGAGCAATATCTCCGTAAATCTGGCCCTGGCTTTGGGAAAGATGGGCCAGAAGGTGACACTCCTTGACGGAGATCTCGGACTGGCCAACGTAGATATTCTAATGGGTATCCAGGCTCCATATAACCTGATCCACCTCGTCAGAGGAGAGAGGTCTCTCGACGAGATCCTGTGCGACGTTGGAGACGGAGTGTCCTTGATACCTGGAGGAACCGGCATAGAGGAGCTGGCCAACCTGGATGAATCTGCCCAGTCTGCCCTGATAAACGCCTTGGCTGAACTGGAGTCCTTCTCCGATATCATGGTGGTCGATACCGGTGCGGGCATCCACAGAAACATGATATCCTTCGCTCTTTCCGTCGATACGGTTATACTTGTTACTACGCCGGAGCCCACGTCCATAAGGGATGCGTACGGACTCCTGAAATCCTTGGTGTTCGGTACCGTTGGAAAACTGGACGTCCGAGTGCTGGTCAATATGGTTTCCTCCGAGGAGGAGGCCCGATCCGTGGCCGGACGTATGCGTTTCGCCGCCAGCCAGTTTCTCAGGGTGGACCTGGGCTATTCCGGATATGTCTTGACCGATAGCAGGCTGTCCGACTCGGTGCGGGCCAGGAAACCTCTGATAAGATTCGCTCCTCGTTCGGACGCGTCCGAATGTTTCCGTAGAATCGCCAGGACCCTTATGTCCGAAGGTGGAGAAGATAGATCGTTCGATCCGGGGCGGGGCGTTAAATCCCTGTTCTTCAAGCTCGCCAGAAGCCTCGGAGTCGACAGGGATAGATAG
- the flhF gene encoding flagellar biosynthesis protein FlhF, which translates to MRVVQQITFEAKDDAEAIRIAADRLGRDAVVLSTRPVNKGGFLGLFGKPALVVTAGILEEDEPKKKEEPIGDRVRAFQQLLEGKRDSFPVVPPEGRPSGKKETDESSVGESEDRLELSSSVATASRPSISREKVAQAYGKDPNPVEERENKNLSDDVERIQRTLSSVLERLDRASVSDDGTEKPPEPRLAPSSRDDCRERWRHMLLEIDMTESFVDTLLERYGGSLDDRSFVGWLKDSIRAPFRDVISALGGSRVMFIGPTGVGKTTTIAKLAAANSLWEDRKVLLATADTYRIAAVEQLRTYAKILGVPVEVVFDPQDLKGIREKRDVELILLDTAGRSQRDSRRLDEAKELYEAFAPESVHLVISASSKYRDMLDVIERMGNMPISHLIFTKLDETLTLGPVLEIALNFDIPISFLTVGQNVPNDIEVASPDRLVNMALGGGYGD; encoded by the coding sequence ATGAGGGTTGTCCAACAGATCACCTTTGAGGCTAAAGACGATGCCGAGGCCATAAGGATCGCTGCCGACCGACTGGGCAGAGATGCTGTGGTGCTTTCGACCCGCCCGGTCAACAAGGGGGGCTTCCTGGGGTTGTTCGGAAAGCCCGCTCTGGTCGTGACGGCAGGTATCCTGGAGGAAGACGAGCCCAAGAAGAAGGAAGAGCCTATAGGAGATAGGGTCCGGGCCTTTCAGCAGCTGCTGGAGGGGAAAAGGGACAGTTTTCCTGTCGTCCCTCCGGAGGGACGACCGTCGGGTAAAAAGGAGACCGACGAATCTTCCGTCGGAGAAAGCGAGGATAGGCTTGAGCTTTCCTCGTCTGTGGCAACAGCCTCCCGTCCTTCCATATCGAGGGAGAAGGTTGCCCAGGCCTACGGAAAGGATCCTAATCCCGTAGAGGAAAGGGAGAACAAAAATCTCTCCGATGACGTGGAGAGAATTCAGCGTACATTGTCCTCCGTACTCGAACGGCTGGACCGGGCTTCCGTGTCAGACGATGGGACAGAGAAGCCTCCTGAGCCAAGGTTGGCTCCTTCGTCCAGGGACGATTGTCGGGAGCGTTGGCGTCATATGCTGCTGGAGATAGACATGACCGAGTCCTTCGTGGATACCCTTCTAGAACGCTACGGTGGCTCTCTGGACGATCGTTCTTTTGTTGGTTGGCTAAAGGACTCCATAAGGGCTCCTTTCCGGGACGTCATAAGCGCGTTGGGCGGATCCAGGGTGATGTTTATAGGTCCCACCGGGGTCGGCAAAACCACAACCATAGCCAAGCTGGCGGCGGCCAACTCCCTATGGGAGGACCGAAAGGTCCTCCTTGCGACCGCCGATACCTATCGTATAGCGGCGGTCGAGCAGCTCAGGACCTATGCCAAGATCCTGGGAGTTCCCGTCGAGGTGGTCTTCGACCCTCAGGATCTCAAGGGAATCAGGGAGAAGAGGGACGTGGAGCTTATTCTGCTTGACACTGCCGGGAGAAGCCAGAGAGACTCTCGTAGGCTGGACGAGGCCAAGGAGCTTTACGAGGCTTTCGCTCCCGAGAGCGTCCACCTCGTCATATCCGCCAGTTCCAAATACAGGGACATGCTCGACGTCATAGAGAGGATGGGGAATATGCCCATATCCCACCTCATCTTTACGAAGCTCGACGAGACCCTTACCCTGGGACCGGTGCTTGAGATAGCCCTCAACTTCGATATTCCCATATCCTTTCTGACCGTAGGTCAGAACGTTCCCAACGATATAGAGGTGGCGTCTCCGGATCGTCTCGTGAATATGGCATTAGGCGGTGGATACGGTGATTGA
- the flhA gene encoding flagellar biosynthesis protein FlhA has protein sequence MAEERMTMVERMLRFADVGVAALMVLVVVMMIIPLPTWLLDILLTLNITFGVVVLLVTFYVNRALEISSFPSILLIVTLFRLALNVSTTRLILLKGNAGNIISSFGNFVVGGNYVVGAVVFLILVIIQFLVITKGAERVAEVAARFTLDAMPGKQMAIDADLNAGLIDELGAKERRRDIQREADFYGSMDGASKFVKGDAIAGLIITIINILGGLAIGVFQRGLSLGQAAGVYSLLTVGDGLVSQIPALLFSTATGIIVTRAAGDSNLGRDVFSSFIRYPRPLMIGTALLFAFAMVPGLPTFPFVFLGIFLGFMAYGVYREAKTQEGLSGEPREGKGKGASPAGGEGDHPASQTPTSPEDVMKLLAVDPMEMEIGYAVIPLVDPAQGGDMLDRISTIRKQMAMDMGLVVPSIRIRDNIQLKPSEYLIRVKGALEGQGDLMPEHYLAMDTGNVTEEVVGVPTTEPAFGLPALWISPELRDKAEASGYTVVDAPSVLATHLSEVIKSHGADLITRQEVQKLTDMVKESNSAVTEEMLSVLGLGDIQKVLQNLVAEHIPIRDLVTIFETLTDYGRLSTSVDYLTERVRESLARIISLRLKENDVITVSTLSPTWEQKIRDALEGDLAKGWRLNMDSREISKLVTSVSAKSEEAMLQGFSPILLVSPDVRLVVRRVLESSLPGLFVVSYNEISHGIDIKSLGMVE, from the coding sequence ATGGCAGAGGAACGGATGACTATGGTAGAGAGGATGCTTCGCTTTGCAGACGTAGGCGTGGCGGCCCTGATGGTTTTGGTCGTGGTCATGATGATCATACCTCTGCCCACCTGGCTGTTGGACATTCTCCTTACCCTGAACATAACCTTCGGCGTGGTGGTCCTTCTGGTGACCTTCTACGTCAACAGAGCTCTCGAGATATCGTCGTTTCCTTCCATCTTGCTAATAGTAACCCTTTTCCGGTTGGCACTGAACGTATCCACCACTAGGTTGATACTGCTCAAGGGTAACGCGGGGAACATCATCTCCTCTTTCGGCAATTTCGTCGTCGGAGGAAACTACGTCGTCGGAGCGGTGGTATTCCTCATATTGGTCATAATCCAGTTTCTCGTCATAACTAAGGGGGCTGAACGAGTCGCCGAGGTCGCAGCCAGGTTTACACTGGACGCCATGCCGGGAAAACAGATGGCCATAGACGCCGACCTCAACGCCGGTTTGATAGATGAACTTGGCGCAAAGGAAAGACGAAGGGATATCCAGAGGGAGGCTGATTTCTATGGATCGATGGACGGTGCCTCCAAGTTCGTCAAGGGAGACGCCATCGCCGGTCTGATCATAACCATAATCAACATCCTCGGAGGTCTCGCCATAGGTGTCTTTCAGCGAGGATTGTCCCTCGGTCAGGCAGCCGGTGTCTACAGTCTCCTAACGGTTGGAGACGGGTTGGTGTCTCAGATACCGGCTCTGCTATTTTCCACCGCTACCGGCATAATAGTCACCAGGGCCGCCGGTGACTCCAACCTTGGTCGGGACGTGTTCTCGTCCTTTATAAGGTATCCCAGGCCCCTTATGATAGGGACAGCTTTGCTATTCGCCTTCGCCATGGTACCAGGGCTTCCTACATTCCCATTTGTATTCCTCGGGATTTTCCTTGGATTCATGGCCTACGGGGTCTACCGGGAAGCTAAGACCCAGGAAGGGCTGTCCGGCGAGCCCAGGGAAGGTAAGGGCAAGGGGGCCTCTCCTGCAGGGGGAGAGGGAGACCACCCTGCCTCTCAGACTCCCACCTCTCCGGAAGATGTCATGAAACTTCTGGCGGTGGACCCCATGGAAATGGAGATAGGCTATGCGGTGATCCCTCTCGTCGATCCCGCTCAGGGAGGGGACATGCTGGACCGCATCAGTACCATAAGGAAGCAGATGGCCATGGACATGGGACTGGTGGTCCCATCCATCAGGATAAGGGACAACATCCAGCTGAAACCCTCGGAGTATCTCATAAGGGTCAAGGGAGCTCTGGAGGGACAGGGAGACCTCATGCCGGAACACTATCTCGCCATGGACACGGGAAACGTCACAGAGGAGGTCGTAGGTGTTCCCACCACCGAGCCCGCCTTCGGCCTTCCCGCCCTCTGGATATCTCCGGAGCTTCGGGACAAGGCGGAGGCCAGCGGCTACACCGTCGTGGACGCTCCTTCCGTGCTGGCCACCCATCTGTCGGAGGTCATAAAGTCTCACGGTGCCGATCTCATAACCAGACAGGAGGTCCAGAAACTTACCGACATGGTCAAGGAGAGCAACTCCGCCGTTACCGAGGAGATGCTCAGCGTTCTCGGCCTTGGGGACATCCAGAAGGTCCTTCAGAACCTGGTTGCGGAGCATATCCCTATCAGGGATCTGGTGACCATTTTCGAGACCTTGACCGATTACGGAAGGCTCTCTACCTCGGTGGATTATCTGACCGAGAGGGTGAGGGAGAGCTTGGCCCGTATAATCTCTTTGAGGCTCAAGGAGAACGACGTCATAACCGTGTCTACCCTTTCCCCTACCTGGGAACAGAAGATAAGGGACGCCCTGGAGGGCGATCTTGCCAAGGGATGGCGTCTCAACATGGATTCCAGGGAGATTTCCAAGCTGGTTACCTCCGTGTCGGCTAAGTCCGAGGAGGCCATGCTTCAGGGATTCTCTCCCATTCTGCTTGTGAGTCCCGACGTCAGGCTTGTCGTCCGTCGAGTTCTGGAATCCTCGTTGCCCGGTCTGTTCGTGGTGTCTTATAATGAAATAAGCCATGGTATAGATATCAAGTCGTTGGGGATGGTGGAGTAG
- the flhB gene encoding flagellar biosynthesis protein FlhB, whose translation MALIFKTFRLQFFAEEKTEPATPRKRRKEREEGRVAKSQDLGASAVIIAGLIAVILFGGWIFDVILSFIRECLFFIGGGTLGRTGWFHSLTMRSISAYGMAIVPMVVGCFLAAFFVSVAQVGFVMTSKPLIPKMNRFNPISGLKKVISLRSLVEMVKGILKALILAIVLYSALRGDLADMVLAVRYPIGPAVSLLLWRIWLLCVKMTFLLLVIAIFDWSYQKWEFEKNIKMSKQEIKEEYKQMEGDPQIKQKIRQKQREMAKQRMMADVPQADVVITNPTTLAIALQYDREKMDAPVVLAKGKGLLARRIREIAEENDVPVVENKPLAWALHDSVEVGESIPETLYKSVAEVLAFVYGIGKKRS comes from the coding sequence ATGGCGTTAATATTTAAAACTTTTCGACTTCAGTTTTTCGCCGAGGAGAAGACCGAACCTGCCACTCCCAGAAAGAGGCGTAAGGAGCGGGAGGAGGGGCGAGTCGCCAAGAGCCAGGACCTGGGGGCCTCGGCTGTCATAATAGCCGGTTTAATAGCCGTAATTTTGTTCGGAGGATGGATCTTCGACGTTATACTGTCTTTTATCCGGGAGTGCTTGTTCTTTATCGGAGGTGGAACCTTGGGGCGGACCGGGTGGTTCCACTCTTTGACGATGAGGTCCATATCGGCCTACGGTATGGCCATAGTCCCTATGGTGGTGGGGTGTTTTCTCGCCGCCTTCTTCGTCTCTGTGGCTCAGGTCGGCTTCGTCATGACGTCTAAGCCGCTGATCCCTAAGATGAACAGGTTCAACCCTATATCGGGGCTCAAGAAGGTCATATCCCTGAGGTCCTTGGTAGAGATGGTAAAGGGGATCCTCAAGGCTCTTATACTGGCTATAGTTCTCTATTCCGCCCTGAGAGGGGATCTCGCCGATATGGTGCTTGCCGTAAGATATCCCATCGGTCCTGCCGTTTCCCTCTTGCTGTGGCGAATATGGCTGTTGTGCGTCAAGATGACCTTTTTGCTTTTGGTCATAGCGATCTTCGACTGGTCCTATCAAAAATGGGAGTTCGAGAAGAACATAAAGATGAGCAAACAGGAGATAAAAGAGGAGTACAAACAGATGGAGGGGGATCCTCAGATCAAGCAGAAGATCCGCCAGAAGCAGAGGGAGATGGCTAAGCAGAGAATGATGGCCGACGTTCCTCAGGCGGATGTAGTCATAACCAACCCGACGACATTGGCCATAGCCCTTCAATACGATAGAGAAAAGATGGACGCTCCGGTTGTCCTTGCCAAGGGAAAGGGTTTGCTGGCGCGGAGAATCAGGGAGATTGCCGAGGAAAACGACGTGCCGGTGGTGGAAAACAAGCCTCTGGCCTGGGCTCTCCACGATTCCGTGGAGGTCGGCGAATCCATCCCCGAGACGCTTTACAAATCTGTGGCGGAGGTACTGGCTTTCGTCTATGGTATCGGTAAAAAGAGGTCTTAG
- a CDS encoding flagellar biosynthetic protein FliR has product MMDLNALFRVVPLYMLVSIRFLGIIFTAPVFLASSFPIPCLYFLSFFFALITVPQLGGVLPEVLFSGVLPFLLAALRELLVGASIAFLASAPFYALQIAGRMIGTRMGLAMVSVLDPISQSQDSIIGQLQILIGLWFFLYWNGHILLVRALMESFRLLPLGEMGLTVSSDLGLAEWLGKLFVMAFKFAIPFYGALLLADIGLGFLARTVPQMNVFILGLPLKIGLGLFLLMVVLPMTVDIMHDQIEPYLRAALGSLAAWR; this is encoded by the coding sequence ATGATGGATTTAAACGCCCTTTTTCGCGTTGTTCCTCTATATATGCTCGTATCGATCCGGTTTCTCGGGATCATCTTCACCGCTCCTGTCTTTCTGGCCTCTTCGTTTCCCATCCCCTGTCTTTACTTTCTGTCCTTCTTCTTCGCCCTTATAACCGTTCCTCAGCTGGGTGGAGTTCTCCCTGAGGTGCTGTTTTCCGGGGTCCTTCCCTTTTTGCTCGCCGCGCTTCGGGAGCTTCTCGTAGGGGCCTCCATAGCCTTCTTGGCCTCCGCTCCTTTCTATGCCCTCCAGATAGCGGGACGGATGATAGGTACCCGTATGGGGTTGGCCATGGTGAGCGTGTTGGACCCCATATCCCAGAGTCAGGACTCCATAATAGGACAGCTTCAGATCCTTATCGGCCTCTGGTTTTTTCTCTATTGGAACGGCCATATACTTCTCGTTAGAGCGTTGATGGAGAGTTTCAGGCTTTTACCCCTCGGAGAGATGGGGCTGACCGTATCGTCCGATCTGGGATTGGCGGAGTGGCTCGGAAAGCTCTTCGTCATGGCATTCAAGTTTGCCATCCCGTTTTACGGGGCTCTGCTTCTGGCGGATATCGGTCTTGGTTTCCTGGCTCGTACCGTTCCCCAGATGAACGTCTTCATCTTGGGGTTGCCTCTTAAAATAGGTCTGGGACTTTTTCTGCTCATGGTCGTCCTGCCTATGACGGTGGACATAATGCACGATCAGATAGAGCCCTATCTTCGAGCGGCTTTGGGAAGTCTGGCGGCATGGCGTTAA
- a CDS encoding flagellar biosynthetic protein FliQ, with protein sequence MEAFSVSDMLMEAIKVSLMASLPILIVAMVVGLIVGILQTATSIQEQTLSFVPKIIAIMGALVVMGPWIFGVVRKLAVDLLGQLDRFVR encoded by the coding sequence ATGGAAGCCTTCAGCGTCAGCGATATGTTGATGGAGGCGATCAAGGTTTCTTTGATGGCCTCTTTGCCCATACTTATCGTCGCCATGGTGGTGGGACTTATCGTCGGTATCCTCCAGACCGCCACATCCATTCAGGAGCAGACCCTTTCCTTCGTCCCCAAGATAATCGCCATAATGGGGGCTCTCGTGGTCATGGGACCATGGATCTTCGGGGTGGTCAGAAAGCTGGCCGTGGACCTTCTAGGACAGCTGGATCGTTTTGTAAGATGA
- the fliP gene encoding flagellar type III secretion system pore protein FliP (The bacterial flagellar biogenesis protein FliP forms a type III secretion system (T3SS)-type pore required for flagellar assembly.) translates to MKQNLKIAILISLSVFFLSCGGALAQPNQPELPVPALRVAVEGATSPQDVSTSLQIVALLTVLSVAPAILLMVTSFTRVLVVLGFVRNALGLQQTPPNQVIVTLALFLSLFIMAPTWDVMYSQGLSPYMEGRIGSMEALENVTTPLRRFMLSQTREEELSLMVSMSGLDRPSSADDIPNKILLPAYMLSELKSAFQMGIVIYVPFIVVDMIISSVLMSMGMIMLPPMMISLPFKVLLFVMADGWNLVVVSLIRSFQ, encoded by the coding sequence ATGAAGCAGAACCTGAAAATAGCGATCCTCATTAGTCTGTCGGTCTTCTTCCTGTCGTGCGGGGGTGCTTTGGCCCAGCCGAACCAACCGGAACTCCCTGTGCCGGCTTTGAGGGTCGCGGTAGAGGGGGCGACATCTCCTCAGGATGTCTCCACCTCGCTCCAGATAGTGGCTCTGTTGACCGTCTTGAGCGTGGCCCCTGCGATACTCCTCATGGTAACCTCTTTCACCAGGGTTTTGGTAGTACTGGGATTCGTACGAAACGCCCTGGGACTCCAGCAGACTCCGCCCAACCAGGTCATAGTAACCCTGGCCCTCTTTCTGTCTCTCTTCATAATGGCCCCTACCTGGGACGTGATGTACAGTCAGGGTCTATCTCCCTACATGGAGGGCCGCATCGGTTCGATGGAGGCGCTGGAAAACGTCACGACTCCTCTGCGCCGGTTCATGTTGAGCCAGACGAGGGAGGAAGAACTGTCCCTTATGGTCTCCATGTCGGGGTTGGATAGGCCTTCCAGCGCCGACGACATCCCCAACAAGATCCTTCTTCCCGCCTACATGCTCAGCGAGCTGAAATCCGCCTTTCAGATGGGGATAGTGATATACGTTCCTTTCATAGTGGTGGACATGATAATATCCAGTGTCCTGATGAGCATGGGTATGATAATGCTCCCACCCATGATGATCTCCTTGCCTTTCAAGGTGCTGCTTTTCGTTATGGCCGACGGATGGAATCTGGTGGTTGTCAGCCTTATCAGGAGTTTCCAGTGA
- a CDS encoding flagellar biosynthetic protein FliO, which produces MRSSRNGLEVLTSLSLGRGVLYVVRCGTDVLLLAESKEGISLLRRYPGDVWEKFDEAEPENSDPH; this is translated from the coding sequence GTGAGGTCCTCTAGAAACGGGCTGGAGGTCCTGACGTCTCTGTCCTTGGGCAGAGGCGTTCTTTATGTGGTGCGTTGCGGCACCGACGTACTCCTCTTGGCGGAAAGCAAGGAGGGTATATCGTTGCTTCGGCGCTATCCTGGTGATGTATGGGAGAAGTTCGATGAAGCAGAACCTGAAAATAGCGATCCTCATTAG
- a CDS encoding response regulator: protein MATVLIVDDAAFMRMMLKDILTKNGFEVVGEAENGQVAVSMYKDLNPDIVTMDITMPEMNGIEAVKAIKAVNPGCKIVMVSAMGQQSMVIEAIQAGAKDFIVKPFQPDRVVDALSKVLG from the coding sequence ATGGCTACAGTCCTTATTGTCGATGACGCCGCTTTCATGAGGATGATGTTGAAGGATATCCTCACGAAAAACGGTTTCGAGGTAGTAGGAGAGGCGGAAAACGGTCAGGTAGCGGTTTCCATGTACAAAGACCTCAATCCCGATATCGTCACGATGGATATCACCATGCCTGAGATGAACGGAATAGAGGCGGTCAAGGCCATAAAGGCCGTCAATCCCGGCTGTAAGATCGTCATGGTCAGCGCCATGGGACAGCAGTCCATGGTAATAGAGGCGATCCAGGCCGGAGCCAAGGATTTTATCGTCAAGCCTTTCCAGCCTGACCGTGTGGTAGACGCTTTGTCCAAGGTATTGGGCTAA